In Dryobates pubescens isolate bDryPub1 chromosome 31, bDryPub1.pri, whole genome shotgun sequence, one DNA window encodes the following:
- the SFRP1 gene encoding secreted frizzled-related protein 1, with protein sequence MGSVRGLRGAALRALVSLAAGLLACGGASEYDYVSYQSDLGPYPGGRFYAKPHQCVAIPADLRLCHSVGYDKMVLPNLLDHETMAEVKHQASSWVPLLNKNCHMGTQVFLCSLFAPVCLDRPVYPCRWLCEAVRDSCEPVMQFFGFFWPEMLKCDQFPQDDVCIAMTAPNATDVSRPKGTTVCPPCDNEMKSEAIVEHLCASEFALKMTIKEVKKENGDKMIIPRKRKALKLGPIRKKNLKKLVLFLKNGADCPCHQLDNLGHYFLIMGRQVKTQYLLTAIYKWDKKNKEFKKFMKKMKAPDCPTFPSVFK encoded by the exons ATGGGCAGCGTGCGGGGGCTCCGCGGGGCCGCGCTGCGGGCGCTGGTGTCGCTGGCCGCGGGGCTGCTGGCGTGCGGCGGGGCCAGCGAGTACGACTATGTCAGCTACCAGTCCGACCTGGGCCCCTACCCCGGCGGCCGCTTCTACGCCAAGCCCCACCAGTGCGTGGCCATCCCCGCGGACCTGCGGCTCTGCCACAGCGTGGGCTATGACAAGATGGTGCTGCCCAACCTGCTGGACCACGAGACCATGGCCGAGGTGAAGCACCAGGCGAGcagctgggtgcccctgctcaaCAAGAACTGCCACATGGGCACCCAGGtcttcctctgctccctcttCGCCCCCGTCTGCTTGGACCGGCCGGTCTACCCGTGCCGCTGGCTCTGCGAGGCTGTGCGCGACTCCTGCGAGCCTGTCATGCAGTTCTTTGGCTTCTTCTGGCCCGAGATGCTCAAGTGTGACCAGTTTCCCCAGGACGACGTCTGCATTGCCATGACCGCTCCCAATGCCACCGATGTCTCCAGGCCCAAAG GAACCACCGTGTGCCCTCCTTGTGACAACGAGATGAAGTCGGAGGCGATCGTGGAGCATCTGTGTGCCAGCGAGTTTG CCCTGAAGATGACCATCAAGGAAGTGAAGAAGGAGAATGGGGACAAGATGATCATCCCACGGAAGAGGAAGGCCCTGAAGCTGGGTCCCATCCGGAAGAAGAACCTGAAGAAGTTGGTGCTGTTCCTGAAGAACGGCGCCGACTGTCCCTGCCACCAGCTGGACAACCTTGGCCACTACTTCCTCATCATGGGCCGCCAGGTGAAGACCCAGTACCTGCTGACAGCCATCTACAAGTGGGACAAGAAGAACAAAGAGTTCAAGAAGTTCATGAAGAAGATGAAGGCTCCAGACTGCCCCACGTTCCCCTCCGTCTTCAAGTGA